One segment of Paenibacillus pabuli DNA contains the following:
- a CDS encoding GntP family permease has translation MEDLTISWIGALAGLAIAIILILRKLNPVYSLFLGAIVGALIGGANLEETVNILVNGTQSVMGTVLRVLAAGVLAGVMMESGAAETIAQAIVRKFGGSKAILALALATMIITAVGVFIPVAVLIVAPIALSVGNKMGISKLALILALSGGGKAGNIISPNPNTIAAARGFDLELSNVMLAGVIPAICGLIVTVIVASMLKNKGVMVTDQEAEQGEVDTSQYPPLKQAIVAPLVAIILLMINPIGSITGVEALSTFKVDAMYILPLAGIIGMLAMGQGKNIVKYTTSGLNKMTATVLILIGAGGIAGLISASDLSGQVVSLIEASGISGTFLAPIAGILMAAATASTSTGVILATGSFGDAILNMGTAPLAAAVMVHTGATVIDSLPQGNYFHVSADSMKMTIRQRMGVIPYEAIVGGTMAIVATLLYGFIL, from the coding sequence ATGGAGGATTTAACTATTAGTTGGATCGGCGCACTGGCAGGACTTGCTATTGCCATCATATTGATCTTAAGGAAGCTGAACCCGGTCTACTCCTTATTTCTGGGGGCAATTGTAGGCGCTTTAATTGGCGGAGCGAACCTGGAAGAGACCGTAAATATATTGGTGAATGGTACGCAAAGTGTCATGGGCACCGTGCTCCGCGTTCTTGCGGCAGGGGTTCTGGCAGGTGTCATGATGGAGTCTGGAGCGGCGGAGACGATAGCCCAGGCGATTGTACGAAAGTTTGGTGGCAGCAAGGCAATTTTGGCGTTGGCACTGGCCACGATGATTATTACAGCCGTTGGGGTGTTCATCCCTGTTGCGGTACTTATTGTGGCACCAATCGCGCTGTCTGTGGGTAACAAAATGGGCATTTCCAAACTAGCACTGATTCTTGCTCTATCTGGCGGTGGTAAAGCGGGGAATATTATATCTCCCAATCCCAATACGATTGCAGCGGCACGTGGGTTTGATCTGGAACTCAGCAATGTCATGCTGGCAGGTGTGATTCCAGCCATCTGCGGATTAATTGTAACGGTTATCGTCGCTTCGATGCTCAAGAATAAAGGCGTTATGGTCACCGATCAGGAAGCGGAGCAGGGCGAAGTGGATACCTCACAGTACCCGCCGCTGAAGCAAGCGATTGTTGCACCACTGGTAGCCATCATTCTGTTAATGATTAACCCGATTGGTTCAATAACAGGGGTAGAGGCACTATCCACGTTCAAAGTGGATGCCATGTATATTCTGCCGCTTGCCGGCATCATCGGTATGCTGGCAATGGGACAAGGTAAGAACATCGTGAAGTATACAACTTCCGGGTTGAATAAAATGACAGCAACCGTGCTTATTCTGATCGGCGCCGGCGGAATTGCAGGTCTGATCTCTGCATCCGACTTGTCAGGTCAGGTCGTTAGTTTGATTGAAGCATCCGGCATCTCAGGCACCTTCCTGGCACCCATTGCGGGTATTCTAATGGCTGCAGCTACTGCCTCAACATCAACCGGTGTCATTCTGGCGACAGGCTCGTTCGGCGACGCGATTCTGAACATGGGAACGGCTCCGCTTGCAGCAGCGGTTATGGTGCATACCGGGGCAACCGTCATTGATTCTCTGCCTCAGGGTAATTACTTCCATGTTTCGGCAGACAGTATGAAGATGACGATCCGGCAGCGGATGGGTGTCATTCCTTATGAAGCTATTGTAGGTGGGACGATGGCGATTGTAGCCACATTACTATACGGATTTATCCTCTAA
- a CDS encoding phosphatidate cytidylyltransferase, whose protein sequence is MSSSLFTLTLIFAALLVIHIVYKIIAKLQPDKDYSGIGNKIKTWWGMLVIFCLATLFNPIVSLISLMVLAFFALKEYFSMIRSTRKADRRLFLWAYLAIPVQFYWIYIGWYGMFIVFIPLYVFLVLPLPRVINKGTVGFLRSVSSTQWGLMLMVFGLSHLAYFPFATPEYGSKLVLFLVVLTQLNDVVHYLVSLYLGKRKVVPTANPFLTWEGFACAFVITTAASYFIHPYLTPFDWKFGIFIGVLISLAGFFGSLTVSVLKRDLLIGDDNKFDALKKSYLSRVDSLTYTSPVMFHVVRYFFDFM, encoded by the coding sequence GTGAGCAGCTCGCTCTTCACATTAACGCTCATTTTCGCAGCATTACTCGTCATACATATCGTGTACAAAATCATTGCCAAGCTTCAGCCGGACAAGGATTATTCGGGCATTGGCAACAAAATCAAGACCTGGTGGGGCATGCTCGTCATTTTCTGTCTCGCCACACTCTTCAATCCGATTGTTTCCCTCATCTCGCTCATGGTGCTCGCGTTCTTCGCGCTCAAGGAGTATTTCTCCATGATCCGCAGCACCCGTAAGGCCGACCGCCGGCTTTTCCTGTGGGCATATCTCGCCATACCGGTGCAATTCTACTGGATCTATATTGGATGGTATGGGATGTTTATCGTCTTTATTCCGCTGTATGTCTTCCTCGTGCTGCCGCTCCCACGCGTGATTAATAAAGGAACGGTTGGCTTCCTGCGGAGCGTGAGTTCTACACAGTGGGGATTGATGCTGATGGTATTCGGGCTCAGCCATCTGGCCTATTTTCCGTTTGCAACACCGGAGTATGGGTCGAAGCTGGTCCTGTTCCTAGTGGTGTTAACACAACTTAACGATGTGGTCCACTATCTGGTCTCCCTCTATCTGGGCAAACGAAAAGTGGTGCCCACAGCCAATCCATTTTTGACATGGGAAGGATTCGCCTGTGCATTTGTGATAACGACGGCAGCCTCTTATTTCATTCACCCTTATCTGACTCCGTTTGATTGGAAATTCGGAATCTTTATCGGTGTATTGATCAGCCTTGCAGGTTTCTTCGGAAGTCTGACGGTGTCTGTGCTGAAGCGGGATTTGTTAATCGGGGATGACAATAAATTCGATGCACTCAAAAAAAGCTATCTGAGCCGGGTTGACAGCCTGACCTATACGTCTCCGGTCATGTTTCATGTCGTTCGTTATTTCTTCGACTTTATGTAG
- a CDS encoding bifunctional transcriptional activator/DNA repair enzyme AdaA, giving the protein MISAELKEQYYQALVAKDSEYEGLFYVGVKTTGVFCRPTCPARKPKFENCEFYETAQQALLASFRPCQRCRPLSHPNQVSDVVRILVEAVENHPEKRWKGQDFRDLSIDESTARRQFKKRFGMTFVEYARARRMGLALKNIRSGRTIIDAQLSTGYESSSGFRDAFSRIMGAAPTQVDEGQVLKASWIDTRLGPMMAVADDTALYLLEFVDRRGLEREVERLRKRTKSAIVPGVTEPIRSIERELAEYFDGTLTAFHTPLFCLGTPFQKSVWEQLMAIPPGETRSYLDIAVELGKPSACRAVAQANGANQLAIVIPCHRVINASGDLGGYGGGLTRKNWLLTHEKTAYEQNH; this is encoded by the coding sequence ATGATCTCTGCTGAACTGAAAGAACAATATTATCAGGCTCTGGTTGCCAAAGATTCGGAGTACGAAGGTTTATTCTATGTCGGTGTCAAAACGACGGGAGTATTCTGCCGCCCTACCTGTCCCGCACGAAAGCCCAAATTCGAGAACTGTGAATTTTACGAGACCGCACAGCAGGCACTGCTCGCTTCATTTCGTCCCTGCCAGCGCTGCCGCCCGTTATCCCATCCCAACCAGGTATCCGATGTAGTCCGAATACTGGTCGAAGCCGTGGAGAACCATCCGGAAAAGCGTTGGAAAGGCCAGGATTTCAGAGATTTGTCCATCGATGAATCCACGGCACGCCGTCAGTTCAAAAAGCGGTTCGGTATGACCTTTGTGGAATATGCCCGCGCACGTCGCATGGGACTTGCCTTGAAGAACATTCGCTCAGGCCGCACCATCATTGATGCCCAGTTGTCGACGGGGTATGAGTCCAGCAGCGGTTTCCGGGATGCTTTCTCCCGAATTATGGGGGCTGCTCCTACTCAAGTGGATGAAGGGCAGGTCCTCAAGGCCTCCTGGATTGATACACGTCTTGGACCCATGATGGCCGTGGCAGATGATACAGCCCTATATTTGCTTGAATTTGTGGATCGCAGAGGTCTGGAGCGGGAAGTAGAGCGACTTCGGAAACGAACCAAGTCCGCGATCGTACCTGGTGTAACTGAACCCATTCGCTCCATAGAGAGGGAACTGGCGGAGTATTTTGACGGGACTTTAACCGCTTTTCACACCCCGTTGTTCTGTTTAGGAACACCATTTCAAAAGAGCGTGTGGGAGCAGCTTATGGCGATTCCGCCGGGCGAGACAAGGTCATATTTGGATATCGCTGTCGAACTGGGTAAACCATCCGCATGCCGTGCAGTCGCACAGGCCAATGGAGCGAACCAACTGGCCATTGTAATCCCGTGCCACAGGGTCATTAATGCAAGCGGTGACCTGGGCGGATACGGCGGTGGCCTGACTCGCAAGAACTGGCTGTTAACCCATGAGAAGACTGCTTATGAACAAAATCATTGA
- a CDS encoding isocitrate lyase/PEP mutase family protein, with the protein MQTLKEKAELFHQLHVKGNPLVLVNVWDAGSAQAIESIGAEAIATGSWSIAAAHGEQDGEIMPFEWMLSNLDRITSSTKLPVTIDIEGGHGRYASEVKENVLRVIEQGAVGINIEDQLPGGTGLYVIDEFVLRLKAACEAAELTDIPLFINARTDIFLQTAQAQHASSHLEEALLRAHAYAEAGASGLFVPGLQNQQLIQALCERSPIPVNVMVTSNEPTPKQLARLGVARVSYGPYPYQRAMGHLKELGRSILFERS; encoded by the coding sequence ATGCAAACCCTGAAAGAAAAAGCAGAGCTATTTCACCAACTACATGTAAAAGGTAACCCCCTCGTACTCGTTAATGTATGGGATGCCGGAAGTGCACAAGCCATTGAATCGATTGGAGCCGAAGCAATAGCCACCGGGAGCTGGTCTATTGCCGCGGCTCATGGTGAGCAGGACGGAGAGATTATGCCGTTTGAATGGATGCTTTCCAATCTCGATCGCATCACATCAAGCACAAAACTGCCTGTTACGATTGATATTGAGGGAGGGCATGGCAGGTATGCGTCAGAAGTGAAGGAGAATGTCCTCCGGGTAATCGAGCAAGGTGCCGTCGGCATTAACATCGAAGACCAACTTCCTGGAGGAACAGGTCTCTATGTTATTGATGAATTCGTTCTCCGCTTGAAAGCCGCCTGCGAAGCTGCTGAACTAACGGACATTCCCTTATTCATTAACGCTCGTACGGATATATTTCTGCAAACTGCACAAGCGCAGCATGCCTCATCCCACCTGGAAGAAGCACTATTGCGAGCCCATGCTTATGCAGAGGCAGGAGCGAGCGGACTATTCGTTCCAGGCCTACAGAATCAACAGCTCATTCAGGCATTATGTGAGCGCTCCCCCATTCCAGTAAACGTGATGGTTACATCTAACGAGCCAACCCCCAAACAGCTCGCCAGACTTGGGGTGGCCCGTGTAAGCTATGGACCTTATCCTTATCAGAGAGCCATGGGACACTTGAAGGAGCTCGGACGAAGCATTTTGTTTGAAAGAAGCTAA
- a CDS encoding ABC transporter ATP-binding protein, translating to MIRMDQVSYGYHQTPVLEHVTLHESEPVISAIWGRNGAGKTTLMSLLAGHNRPDRGSIQVMGENPYNNLAAQGHICYVQENHPLGRNWTMSDLVRFGQYFHPEWNQELAKRLIDLFELPSKRKIVKFSKGMKTAAQMVLGLASYANVTILDEPTNGLDAEKRKYFYNALLESYEEHPRLILVSTHHIEEIQPLCESLIVLHQGGVLCHQQMEEIREKGVLLTGLNRDIDQVTQGEKIIESAQLGSTKKVMIDASYSKEWRDIAQAHALSIEKATLQDYLVNLTRKQEVLKG from the coding sequence ATGATTCGTATGGATCAGGTAAGCTACGGTTATCATCAGACACCTGTTTTGGAACATGTTACATTGCATGAAAGTGAGCCGGTCATTAGTGCAATCTGGGGGAGGAACGGTGCCGGAAAAACAACACTCATGAGTTTGCTTGCAGGGCATAACCGCCCTGATCGGGGAAGCATTCAAGTCATGGGGGAGAACCCCTACAATAACCTGGCTGCCCAGGGGCATATTTGCTACGTTCAGGAGAATCATCCTCTGGGCAGAAATTGGACGATGAGTGACCTGGTACGATTCGGTCAGTATTTCCATCCGGAGTGGAATCAGGAATTAGCGAAGCGGTTAATTGATCTGTTTGAATTGCCATCCAAAAGGAAGATCGTCAAATTTTCCAAAGGGATGAAAACGGCCGCCCAGATGGTTCTTGGCCTCGCAAGCTATGCAAATGTCACTATTCTGGATGAGCCAACTAATGGGCTAGATGCGGAAAAGCGCAAATATTTCTACAACGCCTTACTTGAAAGTTATGAAGAGCATCCCCGTCTGATTTTGGTTTCTACCCATCATATTGAAGAGATTCAGCCATTATGTGAGTCACTCATTGTGCTCCATCAAGGCGGCGTACTGTGCCATCAGCAGATGGAAGAGATACGCGAAAAGGGAGTTCTGCTAACAGGGTTAAATCGTGATATCGATCAGGTTACCCAAGGCGAAAAAATTATTGAGTCTGCACAGCTCGGGTCAACAAAAAAGGTGATGATTGACGCCTCTTACTCCAAGGAGTGGAGAGATATTGCGCAGGCACATGCTCTTTCCATCGAGAAGGCTACACTGCAGGACTATCTGGTCAATCTGACTCGGAAACAGGAGGTGCTGAAGGGATGA
- a CDS encoding GntR family transcriptional regulator codes for MKSTLDESQPIFHQIAMMIMDDIVEGRLQAEEQVPSTNELSRFYNINPATARKGLQELVDRGIIYKQRGVGMFVAKGARDALLIERKQHFYEEYIMPLLEEARRIHMNEDMIIDLIKGKRDKESES; via the coding sequence ATGAAATCGACTTTGGATGAATCGCAGCCCATATTCCATCAGATTGCCATGATGATTATGGATGATATTGTGGAAGGCAGATTACAGGCGGAGGAGCAGGTTCCATCGACCAATGAGCTCTCGCGGTTCTACAATATCAATCCGGCAACTGCACGCAAAGGGCTGCAGGAGCTTGTGGACAGAGGAATCATATACAAACAGCGAGGTGTTGGAATGTTTGTCGCCAAAGGGGCAAGAGATGCACTGCTTATCGAGCGAAAACAGCATTTTTACGAAGAATACATTATGCCACTGCTCGAGGAAGCCAGACGGATTCATATGAATGAAGACATGATTATTGATCTGATTAAGGGCAAGAGAGACAAGGAGAGTGAGTCATGA
- a CDS encoding transcriptional regulator — protein MEPTTTIRDHLENYLKREQMSISLFSETSGINSGTLSNILNKNRPIAMQQLDRITSAMKLEEGHFYELYIDECFVHATPDWRRLGPFLHRCAELDKLNCIEEVIQLMMDNLSYIPLLFDLAEEFYHEGRFKPAILLYETIAESEKMQHSERLALCQYRLFKLGLTNDQQRNLIIAAKFEYYVDRLDERYQLDALNELINAFGALHRWSKVQELSEKLKVKATIHYELNGRRKQEETKRPIVFYILYSDLAAGSACYHLKDYDNALKYVSLYADISWVKDPNQDEILVINQFQEWAEANRYIYQLMAGQFEVLPSYLNYISTKENEIFPALCDIVTAANRYDEDIDYVLEQYQSYFTYQEQSNRIGKVSKQVTDDRYLRLLADLGAYYLKKEEYYKGLGFVLDSLRFSIEISSGRGMLRGIGLFEQYRDYATDTAKQQYKIIISEVQKLNEEKVGFADSYM, from the coding sequence TTGGAGCCAACAACCACGATTCGCGATCATTTAGAGAATTACCTGAAGCGTGAGCAGATGTCCATCAGTCTTTTTTCGGAAACGTCAGGTATTAATTCGGGTACGCTGAGCAATATTTTGAACAAAAATCGCCCGATTGCGATGCAGCAGTTGGACCGAATCACTTCAGCCATGAAGCTTGAGGAAGGCCATTTCTATGAATTGTATATCGATGAGTGTTTCGTTCATGCAACCCCCGACTGGCGAAGACTGGGCCCCTTCCTTCACCGTTGTGCGGAGTTAGATAAATTAAACTGTATTGAAGAGGTTATCCAATTGATGATGGATAATCTATCATATATTCCCCTTCTATTTGATCTGGCCGAGGAGTTTTACCACGAAGGTAGATTTAAACCAGCCATTCTTTTATATGAAACTATTGCTGAGAGTGAGAAAATGCAGCATTCGGAGCGTCTTGCTCTATGTCAGTATCGTCTGTTCAAGTTGGGTCTGACCAATGACCAGCAGAGAAACCTGATCATTGCAGCCAAGTTCGAATATTATGTGGATCGTCTGGATGAACGATATCAGCTGGACGCTCTTAATGAACTAATCAATGCTTTTGGTGCACTACACCGATGGAGCAAAGTACAAGAGCTTTCCGAAAAGCTAAAGGTGAAGGCAACCATCCATTATGAATTGAATGGTAGAAGAAAACAGGAGGAAACGAAAAGACCCATTGTTTTTTACATCCTTTATTCCGATTTGGCTGCTGGAAGTGCATGTTATCATCTGAAGGATTACGATAATGCTTTAAAATATGTTTCATTATATGCAGATATCAGCTGGGTCAAAGACCCTAATCAGGATGAGATCCTGGTCATTAATCAGTTCCAGGAATGGGCCGAGGCGAATCGTTATATCTATCAATTGATGGCTGGGCAGTTTGAAGTGCTGCCCTCCTATTTAAACTATATATCTACCAAGGAAAACGAAATTTTTCCTGCGCTCTGTGATATTGTTACAGCTGCAAATCGCTATGATGAAGATATTGATTACGTGCTTGAACAGTATCAATCATACTTCACGTATCAGGAACAGAGTAATCGGATCGGGAAGGTGAGCAAGCAGGTTACAGATGATCGTTATTTACGTCTTTTAGCTGATCTGGGAGCGTATTATCTAAAGAAAGAAGAGTATTATAAAGGTTTGGGATTTGTGCTTGATAGCTTGAGATTTTCTATTGAAATTAGTAGCGGGAGGGGTATGCTAAGAGGTATCGGACTGTTTGAACAATATAGGGATTATGCGACCGATACAGCCAAGCAGCAGTACAAAATAATAATTAGTGAGGTGCAGAAACTCAATGAAGAGAAAGTTGGCTTTGCTGATAGCTACATGTAG
- a CDS encoding aldo/keto reductase, with protein sequence MRTIKLGSSSLEVPVVAVGCMRINSLSNKEAEQFVHSAMEVGANFFDHADIYGNGACEEIFAEAVQMNPQVRENMILQSKCGIRKGMFDFSKEHILNSVDGILQRLKTEYLDVLLLHRPDALVEPEEVAEAFDLLEREGKVRHFGVSNQNPNQIELLKKYVKQPLVANQLQLSITNTTMISSGINVNMENDAAVNRDGSILDYCRLHDITIQPWSPFQYGFFEGVFLGSDKFPELNAKIDEIAAKYDVSNTTIAIAWLLRHPAHMQPVTGTTNIERLKDCVKAGDIHLTRQEWYEIYRAAGNILP encoded by the coding sequence TTGAGAACAATAAAACTTGGCAGCAGCTCACTTGAAGTACCAGTTGTGGCCGTAGGCTGCATGCGAATCAATTCACTCAGCAACAAAGAGGCAGAACAATTTGTTCATTCCGCCATGGAAGTCGGTGCGAACTTCTTCGACCATGCTGATATTTATGGAAATGGGGCATGCGAAGAGATTTTTGCAGAGGCGGTACAGATGAATCCCCAGGTTCGTGAAAATATGATTTTGCAATCCAAATGCGGTATCCGCAAGGGCATGTTTGATTTCTCGAAGGAGCACATCCTGAATTCTGTGGATGGGATCCTGCAGCGTCTGAAAACGGAGTATCTTGATGTTCTGCTGCTGCACCGTCCGGATGCTCTCGTGGAGCCGGAAGAAGTGGCAGAGGCATTCGATCTGCTCGAGCGTGAAGGTAAAGTGCGCCATTTCGGGGTATCCAACCAGAATCCGAATCAGATTGAACTGCTGAAAAAATATGTGAAACAGCCGCTGGTAGCCAATCAGCTGCAGCTGAGCATTACCAACACAACGATGATCTCCAGCGGAATCAACGTGAACATGGAGAACGATGCAGCCGTGAACCGTGATGGCAGTATCCTGGATTATTGCCGTTTGCACGATATCACCATTCAGCCTTGGTCCCCGTTCCAATACGGGTTCTTCGAAGGCGTATTCCTGGGCAGCGACAAGTTCCCGGAACTGAATGCCAAGATTGATGAGATTGCAGCCAAATATGATGTGAGCAACACCACCATCGCGATTGCCTGGTTGCTGCGTCACCCAGCTCATATGCAGCCTGTAACAGGCACAACGAATATTGAACGCCTGAAGGACTGTGTCAAAGCCGGAGATATTCATCTTACGCGCCAGGAATGGTACGAAATCTATCGTGCTGCCGGCAACATCCTGCCTTAA
- a CDS encoding diacylglycerol/lipid kinase family protein, whose product MRQAMIISNPSSGKEEAQQYVSQVQEILESQQYKVMVNETAGEGDATSYCLNACQGGCDLVISIGGDGTLHETINGMMDQNHRPRLGIVPLGTVNDFARALHLSLDPDEAIRQLGSDQVRKVDLGRINDRLFANVVAAGSLAEALSSVSSEDKSKLGSLAYLKEGLKDLVSSPAYPLKIEYDGLTWEGESPLFLAALTNSVGGFEKLSPDAAVDDGLIHCFVIRNISVFNSLTLGTSLLFGHLKNHKDVDYFTAKKVRVSSTESVHTNVDGEEGPALPIQISVLPQHIEVIVPQET is encoded by the coding sequence ATGCGTCAAGCCATGATCATTAGCAATCCGTCATCGGGAAAAGAAGAGGCTCAGCAGTACGTGTCCCAAGTTCAGGAAATTTTGGAATCACAGCAGTATAAAGTGATGGTTAATGAGACAGCTGGGGAAGGTGATGCAACCAGTTACTGTCTGAATGCCTGCCAAGGCGGCTGTGATTTGGTCATATCGATTGGGGGAGACGGCACACTGCATGAGACCATTAATGGCATGATGGATCAGAATCATCGTCCCCGGCTGGGTATCGTACCCCTGGGTACCGTGAATGATTTTGCGCGTGCGCTCCATCTGTCTCTCGATCCTGACGAAGCCATTAGGCAGCTTGGTTCAGATCAGGTACGCAAGGTGGATCTGGGCAGAATTAATGATCGTCTCTTCGCCAACGTGGTGGCAGCCGGTTCTTTGGCTGAAGCATTATCTTCTGTTTCATCGGAAGACAAGTCGAAGCTGGGCTCCCTGGCGTATTTGAAGGAAGGATTGAAGGATCTCGTGTCCTCACCCGCCTATCCTCTGAAGATTGAATACGATGGGCTGACGTGGGAGGGGGAATCCCCGTTGTTTCTTGCTGCTCTGACCAATTCTGTTGGTGGATTTGAGAAGCTGTCTCCGGATGCAGCGGTGGATGATGGACTGATTCATTGTTTTGTGATCCGCAACATCAGTGTATTTAACAGCCTGACACTGGGGACATCTTTGTTGTTCGGGCATCTAAAGAACCATAAGGACGTGGATTATTTTACGGCAAAAAAGGTCCGGGTAAGCTCCACGGAGTCGGTTCACACCAATGTGGACGGGGAGGAAGGGCCCGCATTGCCTATTCAAATCAGCGTTCTGCCCCAACATATTGAAGTGATTGTTCCTCAAGAAACGTGA
- a CDS encoding leucine-rich repeat domain-containing protein, with amino-acid sequence MRRMTLLCLIFILSIGASGQAMAYATMDSGKGIIEDPALENGLKLILNKPVDSPLTSSDLEQLTVVDLSNAGIQSLSGLEYATNLTHLRLYGNEIEDLTPLKHLGQLREIDVRNNYITSIDALADLRELGRLYISNNSISSIDVVRDFTRLHTFYASGNQINSLSALSDIDHLKWLEISNNEITDLTPLANQSGLQQLNVANNRLQSLAPLADLDNTLLRLNVAGNEISDLTPLQHMTRLQALDISSNQIQHLQALEGLLRLTELNAESNQIYDLEPLRQLTKLEVLKLANNRVWDLKPIADFTFTQANPLNTVQDIGTSTSVSPNVQTPVTEAESAGLTVQNNYLDVSSGSSTMSLLNQMNVREQKRTPQGRFQRLIEGSTTAYVGDRTYALEAAPFIHEGRTYVPLRFVSEQLHAHVDWDGNNQEAVITQGDKTIRWTAGNKQVVVDGSLLMNDAPLLIENGTAFVPVRFVSEQLNTTVGYIGKSKTILIFENKQAGNNIES; translated from the coding sequence ATGAGAAGAATGACGTTACTATGTCTAATATTCATTCTGAGTATCGGCGCGTCCGGGCAGGCCATGGCCTACGCAACGATGGACTCAGGTAAAGGCATCATTGAAGATCCTGCACTGGAAAACGGACTAAAACTGATTTTGAACAAACCGGTAGATTCACCCTTAACCTCCTCCGACCTGGAACAGCTTACCGTTGTTGATCTGAGTAATGCAGGCATACAGAGCCTGTCGGGACTGGAGTATGCAACCAACCTGACGCACCTTCGCCTATACGGCAATGAGATTGAGGATCTGACACCGCTGAAGCATCTGGGCCAACTGAGGGAAATCGACGTACGCAACAATTATATTACATCCATTGATGCACTCGCTGACCTGAGGGAGCTTGGACGGCTGTACATCAGCAATAATTCCATCTCTTCCATAGATGTGGTTCGTGACTTCACCCGATTACATACGTTTTACGCCAGTGGCAATCAGATTAACAGTCTCTCCGCTTTGTCGGATATAGATCATCTAAAATGGCTTGAGATTTCCAACAACGAGATTACAGATCTGACTCCACTGGCCAATCAATCCGGGCTGCAGCAGCTGAACGTAGCGAATAATCGGCTTCAATCACTGGCTCCACTGGCCGATTTGGATAATACATTATTGAGATTAAACGTGGCAGGCAATGAAATCTCCGACCTGACCCCATTGCAGCATATGACGCGTCTTCAGGCGCTCGACATCTCGAGTAACCAAATTCAGCACTTGCAGGCACTTGAAGGATTGCTGCGGTTAACCGAGCTTAATGCCGAATCCAATCAGATCTATGATCTGGAGCCATTACGACAGCTCACCAAGCTGGAGGTGCTGAAGCTCGCAAACAATCGTGTATGGGATCTAAAACCGATTGCCGATTTTACTTTTACACAGGCTAATCCCCTGAATACAGTACAGGACATCGGAACTTCCACCTCTGTATCCCCGAACGTACAGACTCCGGTGACGGAAGCGGAATCGGCCGGATTGACTGTGCAAAACAACTATCTGGACGTATCGAGTGGCAGCAGCACCATGAGTCTGCTTAACCAGATGAATGTGCGGGAACAGAAACGCACGCCGCAAGGCCGTTTCCAGCGCTTAATTGAAGGATCTACAACGGCCTACGTGGGCGATCGCACATACGCTCTGGAAGCTGCGCCTTTTATCCATGAAGGGCGTACCTACGTGCCACTGCGGTTTGTGTCTGAACAGCTCCATGCCCATGTGGATTGGGACGGGAACAACCAGGAGGCCGTAATCACACAAGGTGATAAAACCATTCGCTGGACTGCCGGCAACAAACAGGTGGTTGTAGATGGTTCGCTCCTGATGAATGATGCTCCCTTGTTGATCGAAAACGGCACGGCTTTTGTGCCAGTCCGCTTTGTTTCGGAGCAGCTTAATACGACTGTCGGTTATATCGGAAAAAGCAAAACGATTCTGATTTTTGAAAATAAACAGGCGGGCAACAATATTGAATCTTAA
- a CDS encoding DUF4352 domain-containing protein, translating to MKKFFKIGCLGFIGLIVLGVIGSMLSSNDKTTDTAASKPASTTQKEAKEEVKVAGIGDELKVGDVVFKVNKVSTKNEIKEGQILSYKPSSDGSIFLVINATLKNEGKQMITTDSSFFQLKKGEVTYAPTSMISVSNKIFMYDGINPGLSQTGNVVFEIPEDLNDFELNVQTGFWGTEQGQIQIKY from the coding sequence ATGAAAAAGTTTTTTAAGATCGGATGTTTGGGGTTTATCGGTTTAATCGTATTAGGGGTAATTGGGAGCATGCTTTCTTCCAATGACAAAACAACAGATACTGCAGCAAGCAAGCCGGCTAGTACAACTCAGAAAGAAGCAAAAGAAGAAGTTAAAGTTGCAGGGATTGGTGACGAACTTAAAGTCGGTGATGTAGTTTTTAAAGTTAACAAGGTATCAACGAAAAATGAAATTAAAGAGGGTCAAATCTTGTCCTACAAACCAAGTTCTGATGGGAGTATCTTTTTAGTTATTAATGCGACATTGAAAAATGAAGGTAAGCAAATGATCACCACAGATTCTTCGTTTTTTCAGTTAAAAAAAGGAGAAGTTACATACGCGCCGACTTCTATGATCTCAGTTTCTAACAAAATTTTTATGTATGATGGGATTAATCCTGGATTATCTCAGACAGGGAATGTAGTTTTTGAAATTCCTGAAGATTTGAATGATTTTGAACTTAATGTACAGACAGGATTCTGGGGTACTGAACAGGGTCAGATTCAGATCAAGTATTAA